TACGGCGTGTAGTTTTTGTTTCGAGATTCGTGATTGCTCGATTCATTCTGTCTCCTTGTGACGCTGGAGTTTGCAGCTGTTGACGCCCCAGCAGCGCCTTCTACGTCCGAGCCTGACCAGGTTCATGGCGACACAGAAACTTGGCAACGTCGCTTGTACAACTCGTATTCTTCTCTCTGCTTGACAGTCAGGCATCTACCCATTCCATAGGGACATACCTGTATTTTTCTCTAGTGCTTCGTCGGCTTCGACTGCTGCACTCTAAGTAAGGCGACAAGCGGTCCTGCAAGGATCGCCTTAAGCTCTTCAACTGTGCCCAAACAACATTGGCGATCTATCATGTCATCCTCAGACTTTCGAATAACCGCTCTGTCTCCGTCCGCCTCGCTCGGAGAGGCAGTTAAGACGCATTGGCGGGAGTACGTAATGGAGTTTTCGGGAACGGGCGCACTGATGTTCTGCATCTGTCTTTTCGGGACACTTCTCTACAGCAACGCGTCTCCCTTGACTCGCTTTGCTCTCTCGCGACCCGAAAACGCAGCAATTATGGGAATGGGTGTTGCCGGCACGACATTGCTTGTCGTTCGATCGCCATTCGGCAGACGCTCTGGTGCGCATTACAATCCTGCGATTACTCTCACGTATCTGTGGCTCGGTCGAATCCACCGCTGGGATGCTGTTTCTTACGTCGCAGCTCAGTTTTCGGGAGCTCTGTGCGGTGTTTTCATCGCCCGTCAAATACTCGGGATTTCTCTATCGTCTGACCCAGTTCACTATGTAGTTACCGTCCCAGGGAGCTACGGGAGAGAAGCCGCTTTCACCTCGGAGTTTCTGCTGTCTGCGTTGCTAATGGGTGTCGTGCTCTTTGCCACGAACCATCGGACCCTGGCACGCTTTAGTCCGCTCCTGGTCGCCGCGGTCACTGTCTTTTATTTTGCGATATGCTCTTCCATCTCGGGCTTCAGTGTAAATCCTGCCAGAACCTTCTCATCTGCGCTCTTCGCCTCGATCTGGTGGGGGATCTGGATTTACTTCATCGCTCCCTGTCTCGGTATGCTCGCGGCCGCAGGGGCGTATATCCGTGCTTTTGGTCCGAGCCGGGTGTACTGCGCAAAGGTTTTCCACGATCTGCACTCAACCTGCCCATTTCCATGTCGATTTGCACATCTCGAGCATGAGCGGTAGCGCTCATGCTCTGATGTCGGCTCACGTGCTGACACACGGAGATGACATGGCACCGGGCTTCAATCAGACTGCTAATGCCTTAAGATATGTGAGAGCTGCTCTACGGCAACGGAAGAATTAAGCCAGACGCTCTCAGCGCCGCCAGAATTGATTGGTGCTTTTATTCTGAGGTGTGAAGATCGTCTTGCCGGGAACAATCAAGCTGATGTCTGTCCCGGCTTTGGGAGTGCTCGCGATCTGAAGCTTCGCTCCGAGGCGGGATGCTCGTTCACGGATGCCCTTCAGTCCGAAATGCCCAGCCTTCCCTTTTTGCAGGACGGTTTCGGGAATTCCCCGTCCGTCGTCGCAAATGTGCAGCGTCAGATCTTGCCTGCTCACGAGTTCAACGGTGATGCGCTTGGCACCAGAGTGATTGCATGCATTACGAATAGCCTCGAATGCAATCAGGTAGACCTCGTCTCTTGCTACTGGATTCATCTCGCGCTCGACAGCGTCTAATGAGAGCAAGAATTCGATATCATGGCTTGCGCGGAACTCTTCGACAACGCATCTGAGGGATGCTGTGAGATCGCTGAATTCTGTCGCGCGAAGAGATTCCAATGCGGTCCTCCCCTCCAGTGTCGCACGGCCAAGCCATTCAGAGACAAGATTGAGCGCGTTCCAAGTTCTATTGTGATCCGGTAAGCTGTCCCGCGCCCCGTCCACAACCAGTTTGCTTCCCTGAATTGTCTGTAGCAAGGTGTCATGCAGGTCGCGGGCGATGCGTGTCCGCTCTTCGAGGCGGTCGTTGAAGCGTATGCGCACGGCAGCCGCGTATTGGCGAACCCTTAAGAGATAAAGCGTATAGCCAAGTGAAACAGCAAGCAGAACGATGAGTGCGGGGAACCATAAGGTTTGGTACCACGTCGGTATGATAACGAAGCGAAGCACATCTCCCTGGTCGTTCCAGACTCCAGCGTTGTTGCTGGCGCGGACGATGAATGTGTAAGTTCCCGGACTGAGATTGGTATAGAAAGCGGAACGCCTTGGACCGACGTCCCTCCAATCTGGATCGTGACCCTCAAGCTTGATGCGAAATTGGACGCGCTGAGGCGAAACAAAGCTAAGGGCTGTGTAGTCGATCTGGATGTCACGGGTGTGGGGAGGCAGGCGTAGCTGGCCGCCCACGGAATACAGCGTATCGTGTGCGATAACCTGCTCAATGTGGACGGGCGGCATGTGCTGATTCAAATTGAGGTGATCGGGGTCGACCATCTGCACCACGCTGTCGTTGCTGAACCAGAGGCGCCCATCAGGGGAGCGCGACGCGCGCGGCGCAAACGTCGAACCTGCCGGCTGTGCACCACTGAAGACATCGAGGGTAAGCGTCTCGATTGCGGTCTCGGGATGAGCCCACCACCGCTCCAATTCAGCATTTTCTATCCGTACGAGCCCACAGTGACTGTACAGCCAAAGCGATCGATGAGCGTCTCTAACCATGGCGTAGATCGCACTGCATGGCAAGCCATTGCGTTCCGTGAGAAAGCGGAGAGTTCCTTGTCTCCAAGCAGCTAAGCCGGCGGGGGTAGCCAGCCAGAGGGAGTCAGGGCCGTCCTCAGAGATATCCGTTACGTGGCCGATGCTCGCGGTCTGCTTCTGAATGACGGCGTCGATTTGGCCGTCGCGATACCGGGTGAAGCCACTAGGAAGAAGCAGCCAAAGTCCTCCACCGGCGGCGGCGGATAGGTGATAGGAGTTTAGCGTTTGTGCAGCGTCCAACTCCTGAAATGCTCTCCCGTTGCGAAAGCCGACGATCCTGTACAGGTGAGCGGTTCGCACGGGACTGGCCCAGACGGTGTGATCCTCGGACTCGGTGAGAAACTGCACGACGCCAGTGGGCTTGCCTTCAAGATCGAGCACGGGAGTGAAGTGAGAGTTGCTATAGATAAAGAGAGAGTTGTCGACCCCTACCCAGAGATTGCCAAGATGATCCTGCAACATGGAGGTGACTTGCTGTCCGGGCAGGCCGTGGTGAGGAAGGATCGACGACACATGGCCGTCGCGCATGAAATCCAATGAGCCGACAGTCCCGACCCAGACCGTTCCATCCCTCGCGGCCAGGACAGAGCTTGCCTGATCGGAAGAAAGACCCTCGCGTTTGGAGAAGGTGGCGACCGGCAGATCGCGGAAACAATCGATTCCGGATGTTGTGGCAACCCAGATGTCGCCTTCGCGATCTTCGAAAAACCCATTGATCCCATCTCCGGTGAGACCAGCCGAACTGTCGTAGTGATCGATTTGATCGCCGTGTATACGATAGATCCCCTCATCCAAGGTGCCAACCCACAGATCTCCTGCGCGATCGGTGAAGAGTTCGGCCACTTTAAGTTTTGAGCTGTCGAAGCCGGGAAGTACAGGGTCCTTCAGCCGTCCATTGACAAGGTGCTGCAGTCCAAGACCCGGACCGGACCGATTCATGCCCACCCATGTCAAGCCATTGGCTGCGATCGCAATGGCCTCAACTCCGGAGAGTCCTTTGGCGGCCGCAAGCGCATTGACTCTGAAGGTGGTCGACGCCTCCGGCCGCCATCGGGCAAACGCGTCTGTAAGACCAAGCCAGAGATTACCCGCGGTGTCTTGCGCTAGGGGCCCTGCGTTGGGGGAAGCCAGGCCGTCTGCAACTCCATGGCAGTGGAGAGCAGAGCCAACCGCCTCGCACAAGGGGCCGAGATTGTCTTGAGTTCTGCTTCGGGTGAACCAGGCATTTCCGTCATCGTCAGTGACGACACTATTGATGCGAGCAATGGGACCGAAGTTGACAACCTCGCGGCCCGTCCAATGCGCCAGCCCCCGGCCGGTTCCAATCCAGAGCCCACCGTCTTTGTCAGGAGCTAATGAGAGGATGTTTTCCGAAGGCAGCTTTTGACCCGAGGGAGGAGTCCACTGAACAAAGCGGACGCCGTCGAAGCGGAATAATGCCCCTTGAGTACCAATCCAAAGGTAGCCGTCGCTGGTTTGTGTGAATCCCGAAGGTGTTCCAGAGAGAAAGCCATCTTGAAGCCGCCACGCGGTATGAGCGTACTGCGAGATATGGCGGGTGGGGTCAAGAGGCCACGCGGAAGAAGGAATGAGCCAAGCCTGTGCGCATGCAATCAAGAGCGCGCCTACGAGTTTCATTCTCTTCCCTCCTGAACGGCTGCTTCCTTGCGCGGGGCACGCCGAAGCGGATTTGCCGCGCCGAATGCGTTAGATCAGGCCGGATCACAATATCAGGAAGGTCCGGCTGGATCTAACTCAATTCAGGCGCATGTCGTCACGAATTGGGTAACCCTAATATCAGATTCGCACAGGGCGCGGGTTTGAATCGTCGAACTCTCTCTTAGACGATTCGCCAGAATGGCTGCGTTTACCTTCATCTGGATTCTCATCATAACTCGCCGACAGAGTCTCAATAGCCTTCCTGGCTGCCCGAGCGACCGAGAATCTCTACTTGCGAGTTGCCTACCAATAAAGGAGCGCGAGGCGACAAAGGCCTTTACAGCGCATATGTTTCCCGCCGCAGGTTGCCGATCCTGTCCACAACCGCGCGGCTGGCAGAGAAAGTTTATGAGTAGAGTGCGACTTCGATTTGACAATGACAGACATTGAGATCAGTGATGCACCGACAGAACCATACCAAGAAGAGACATGCCGTTCCAAGCAATCTGCACGCCGATACACATCAGGACGAAGGCCATGACGCGCAAAATACCATGCACAGTGGCCGGTGAGACCGCCTTGATCAGCTTCGGCGCATAGCCATAGCACAAGTAAACCGATGTGCTCAAGACAGCTGCAGCTAAAGCTATTCCACCGTAGGCTTCGGTCTTTTCGATCAGCCTGCTGGCAGTCGCGTGCGCACTGAGTGTGATTGTCACAACAAGAGTTCCTGGGCCGGCCGTGATTGGGAAGGTGAATGGATAGAAAATCTTATCGTTCAGGTCTTCATTTTCAGTAGGTGCACTCCCCTCAATTTCTTGATGTTTGGCACGGTTTGCAGCGTTCGCATCTTTTTCGAACAGAAGCGCCCACGCAGTTGCCGCGATGACAATACCCCCAGTTACCTGAACAATTGGAAGAGATATGCCAAAGAAGGCGAGGAGCAAAGAACCTAGAAACTCGATGACGATAAGAAATCCAAATGTCGAGAACGCGATCTTCCGCGCCAATTGACGATAGACCTCCGCAGGTTCGTTCCTCACTAACCCAAGGAAGACCAGCGCAGATCCAATTGGATTAATGAGCGGGAGAAGCGCAGTCAGCGCGAGAATAAAAGACTTTGAGAACAGCACGTTGCACCCTCTGGAACACCTGTAAGATCGCTTCGCATCGCAAACGAACCACTGCGACGGCAGTCCTCACCTGACCGCGACTAAATTCTCGAGGCCCTTTCACTGATCCCTTCGTTAGGACGTATGCATTGGAGTGACAATAACGTTCCGACGAAACCACTCAAGGGATCCGAGTCAATTTGACCTAACTGTGATCATCGTTGAGGAGAGCGCTGCAACGACAGCCCATAGACTGCAGCCCCTGCACTGTACTTTTCTCCAGGGTCGCAGGGTGCTCACCTAAAGAAATCTCTAGTTCATAGCCTGAAGAGATTGCCTGCGCACCATCCTTAAAACGGGTATCAGATAGCTATGAGTGCGGAAAATGTCGCTAAGGCCAAATGATTGGGCTTTGCGGGCCAACCGTTCTTATTGATTGAGAGGCATTCCCTTGCAAAGTACACCGATCGCTGATTACGCCCTCTTGTCCGATTGCTGTTCCTCTGCTCTGGTGAACTCGCACGGTTCAATCGACTGGTTATGTATGCCAGACTTCGATTCTCAGTCTGTCTTCGGCCGGCTCCTCGATACGGACTGCGGACATTGGTCTATCTGTCCAAGGGATATTGTGCAGATAAGTCGAAAGTATGTGAAAGAAGCGATGGTTTTAGAGACAACATTCGTCGCGAAATCAGGGACCGCGGTTGTTACGGATGCCATGGCTCTTGGAAAGGGCGAGCGAGGACACGATCTTGGCCGTCGATCCCCACATGCTCTGTTGCGTTCAGTTGCTTGCACGAACGGCAACGTACATGTCGACTTTGAATACTCCCCACGCCCAGAGTACGGGCTTGTACTTCCGCTTCTAAAGCGCGTCAGCGGAGGACTGGAAAGCCGTGGAGGAGCGAGCATGTTTCTTCTCTCCACGCCAATCGATTTAGAAATTGTGGAGAGTGCTGCGCGCAACGAGTTCAAGCTCACATCAGGTCAAGCTCTTCACTTTTCCTTACAACATCGTTCGGTTCTCGACGAACGTCCGCCTTCGTGGAGCCAGACGGAGATTGCTGATCACTCGGCCGATACAGTGGAGGGCTGGCAGACGTGGTCTCAGCTGCATCAAAACTATCAGGGGCCCTGGAAGGAACTTGTCGCTCATAGCGGTCGTGTGCTCCAGGCTCTTACGTACTTTCCAACAGGAGCCATTGTGGCGGCGCCTACGACCTCTTTGCCGGAATCGGTTGGTGGGGACCGGAACTGGGACTATCGCTTCACCTGGGTTCGAGATGCCAGCTTTACGCTGGAGGCTCTGTGGGTTGCGGCCTGTCCGGATGAAGCATTGAAGTTCTTCAATTTTCTTGCGGAAGCAGCCCTGACGCAGGTCCGCAGAGGAGCGGACCTGCAGATCATGTTTGGAATCCGTGGTGAGCACGACCTCACCGAACGGACGCTGCCTCAAATGCGCGGATGGCGCGATAGCAGCCCGGTCCGCATAGGCAATGGCGCATGGAACCAGCGCCAGTTGGACGTTTATGGTGAATTGATGGGTGCTGTCTTTTTGCTCAGGCAACAGCTCAACGGTCTGGACGAGCTTACCGGCGAGTTCCTGGTCAGTATCATAGACGCAGCGGCCTCGCACTGGCAGCAAAAAGACCAGGGAATCTGGGAGATCCGCGGTGAGCCGCGACACTTTCTCTATTCCAAGCTAATGTGCTGGGTTGCTCTAGATAGAGGCATCCAAATGGCCGAACTCTTGCATGCTGCAGATAGGGTATTGTCTTGGAAACAGACTCGAGAAGAGATTCGCGAAGCAATTCTTTCACAAGGTTGGAGCCAGAAGGCCGGATCTTTCTCGCAAGCATTTGGGACAGATGACCTGGATGCATCCTCTTTGATGATCCCCATTGTCGGCTTTCTGCCAGCGGACGATGCGCGAGTTCTTTCTACTATAGAGGCAACTGTCACACACCTCACGGACCAGCATGGTCTCGTTTTTCGCTACATTGCACAAGATGGCTTGGCTGGCAAGGAAGGCTCCTTTCTTCTATGCACCTTCTGGCTTGCACAGTCACAAGCGATGTCAGGGCAGTTAGATCGAGCTAAGGTGACTTTCGCCAAGGCTGTCGGATTTGCCAACGACGTCGGATTGCTCTCCGAAGAGATACTTCCAGATACAAAAGAACTCTTGGGCAACTTTCCTCAGGCATTCAGCCACATCGGATTGATAAATGCTGCGTGGGCGATTTTTCAGCGTGAGAGCGGAGCATCTGAGTACGAACCCACTATGACTACCAGTGTCTCCACGGTCTAGGTTCATGAGGCAGGACTTCTCCAACGGATGTCCGGAATCGCCATCAGCGTAGGCAAGAATATCTAGAACATGGGAACGAGCTGATTCCCACTGTCAAGCCTGCTCTGGGCTCGGATGGCAGTCGCAGAGTTTCGCGTGGCAATGATCGAAGGCGCGAAGGATATCATTTCTCCCTTTGGGGTATTCGGTCCCTGTCTAACGCGCGTCTCGGTAACTAGCATACTCAAGGATGGCCGCGTAGCGGATAGGATACGAGTGGAGACCGATCGTTAACGGTGCGCCTGCATCCTGCAAAGAACCCTAAAAGTAGAGTGTGACTCGCGCTGAGTCTGCTTCCAATACAAAGCTGACAATGAAAATATCAGACAAGTTGCGAGGCAACATGATGAAGAGCCCACGCAAAGATTCTCTCTCGATGACCATCCGTATCGGTTAATCTGAGAGAGGGCGCTTTGTCATTCGTCCAATCAGCTTCAGAAGGCGCATTACAAGACTTGCGGGAGCTTTCTTGTATATCGCGCTTCCGGGGATGCGCAAAACGACCTCCGCCCCCTCTGGTGAACTGGAAACCTCGAGTTTGGCACCGATATGGGCGGACCTTTCGCGCATGCCGGTCAAACCGTAGTGGCCAGCCTTTCCGCTTTTCAAGATGCTCGAATCAATTCCTCTTCCATCATCGCGAATGCGAAGCAGAAGGTTGTTGTCGTAGGCTAGTTCGATGTCGATTCGATGGCCATTCGAATGAAGGCAAGCATTGCGAATCGCTTCATCGCCTATCCGATAGACCTCATCCCGTGCAATCGGATGCATTTCTCTGCATTTGCCTGTTACTGATATATTCACGGAGATGGCGCGATTGATTGCACAGTTCTCAAAAGAAGCACGGAGGGCTGCTGCGAGGTCATTTCCTTCGGTCGTTGAGTTGCGCAGCGAGTCTAGCGCTGCCCGTCCCTCCCTTGAAGCACGCTCTGACCATTCGGAGATACGTTGTGCAAACTTTTTAGCAGTTGGTTCGTGGATGGTATCGTTCGCCTGATCTGCAACCATCTTCATCCCTTGGATAGTTTGCAGCAGCGTATCGTGCAGATCGCGCGCGAGACGTGTGCGTTCCTCCAACCGTTCATCGAACCGTGCCTTCATCGCGGCTCGATACTGCCGTATCCTCATGAGGTAGATTGAGTATACCGTCGCCAACAACAAGAGAGTGCACAGTAGTCGAAACAAGACTGTCTAGTACCAGGCAGGAGGTACTGTGAAACGGAATAGAACTCCGACAGAATTCCACACTCCATCGTTGTTGCAGGCGATTACCTGAAACGTGTAGTGGCCTGGGCGAAGGTCGTTGTAAAAGGCCTGACGGCGCATTCCAGCATCGATCCAGTTTCTGTCATGTCCGACCAGCCGGTAGCGGAATTTAACCTTCTCCGGCAAAACGTAGCTCAATCCCGCATAGTCAATTTCAGTGTCTCGCGGCGAGATCGGAAATTGGAGTCTGGTGCTCAGCGGCAGATCCTCGCGATCGACGATGATGCGCTCGATATGAACGGGTGGAGCATCGAGTTGTATGGAATATTGTGAGGATCGACCACTTGGACGATGCTGCCGTTAGTCGACCAGAGGCGCCCGTCTGGAGCGATCGTCACGGCCGTGCTACCGCCTCCGAGCCCCGGCCTGACACCGTCGCGGAGGTCAAAGACAACCGTTCGCATAAGGTGACTAGAACTGCGCCACCACTGTGCAAGCTCCTTGTCACTAACCCTTACGATGCCACACTCCATATAGAACCAGTGTGAACCTACGCGATCATCAACGATTGAAAATCCAGTATCACAGGGCATTCCGTCTTTCGTTGTTAAGCTTCGCGCTTCTCCATTCTGATATCGGTAGAGCGTATGTTCAACGCTCGAGATCCAAAGAGTGCCATCTGAGTCTGATCTCAAGCCGTAGACACTTCCGTTATAACCTTTGACGGGCTCGAATTGTCCATTGTGGAACCAGAACAAACCGTGAACATAACCACCGGCCCACAAACCACCTTCTGGATTGGGCGCTAAAAACAATGTTTGATTTCCGGGTGTCGGAAACCTAGCGACAACGCGAGCATCGTCTAGGCGATACAGTGCCTTCTCGCGCGATTGTTGATCGATATCCGATACCCATAACTGGTGTTGAGTATCCTGCGCCATTGCTGCAGCGTAGTGAATCTTCATGCCCTCCGGGCCGGACACCTCGATAACGTTTCCGGCTCGGTACGACAGTAGTTTCTCCCCGGCTGTGGCCCACATTCTTCTGTGTGAATCGTTGTAGAGCAAGTCGGTGTAAGAATCCGAAGACTTCAGATGTGAGAAATCCTGACCCTGATAAACGTCGATGCCATGATCCATCCCAACCCAAACATGTCCGTCTGCGGCGGCCGCAATACTGGAAGCATCTTCACCCGATAGCCCTTGGTTTTCAGTAAAGGAGATAACCGGGAGGTCGCGGAATTCGCCAATGCCGCCGCTTGTCGTCACCCAAAGATTGCCTTCCCTATCTTCAAAGATGCTATGAAAGGAGTTGCCGCAAAGGCCGTTCGTAGTGTCGTAGTGATCGAGTTTTCCGTCGCTGAGCTTGTAAAGACCGTTGGATTGACTCCCAATCCACAACGAATGGTCATGATCGAAGAAGAGACAGCTTACAGAAAGTGTTCTACCGTCAACTTCCGGGGTGACATAACTCTTCCATTGTCCATTGGAGAATTGCAGCAGCCCCCCTGACGGACCGTTATCACGCCGCCCCCCCCATATCGTCCCGTCTTGATCCGCAACGAGCGCCAGCACATAGCTGAATGACTTGGAATGACCCACATTTAGAGGGTATGTCTGAGGCTTCTCCCCTGCTTGCCAGTGGCAGATGCTGTCTTCGCTGCCGACCCAAATCGACCCTGGCTTTTCAGACGCGATAGAGAATCCGCGTGTACACCCAAATCCGTCTCGCTTGCTGATGCAGGAGATATGCAGATCACCTATTTTGCAGAACATCCTCGGCTGTCCGCCGGCCTCCCAGTCGCCTTGTCCCATCCAGATTTCATTGTCCGAGTCTTCGAGGAATGGCCTAGGTAGCCTCTGCTTCTCTGGATAGTCATAAATATGACCGTTGGTCACCCGCGCCAGCCCCAACTCTGTTCCCACGTACAAACTGCCATCGCGCGCGCCAAACAATTGTGAAACATCCTGACCGGGAAGCCGCTCGCCGACCGGAGGAGTCCAATGGGTGAAGCGAATACCATCGAATCGAAACAGGCCATTTGCTGTCCCAACCCAGACATAGCCGTCTGTTGTCTGGGCAATCGCCTTTGGTGAGCTATCGAGTCCACTCTCGCCAATGCGCCAAATCTTGTGTCCATACTGCGCAATCCGGGTCGACGGGTTCAGCGCCTGCGCCGGACGACCACAGGCCAGAAGGAGGCACAGGGCTACGAGCATAGCTCCCAGCCGTGACGGAGGACACGAAAGTGTCACATCACTCGATGTGTTCGCTCCGCTTGTAATCCGCACAGCTGACCACAGACGCAGGTTCTCCACTGATCCCAATCCTAAGCATTCTGGGGGCAGGTCAACCTGTAGAAAACTCCAGCTGTCGACGATTTAACGAGACGCTTCGTCGACTAGCAAAATCTTTGGCAAGCTTGCAAAGACAGGAGCTTTCTGCCTTTCGTCACTCAGAGAACACTTGCAATTTTGTTGATTGAGTTCGCGGTCTACTCGCCGTGTAGGACAGACCTGCAGAAATATATAGCTCCAGTCCTGTTGCTTCTGATCTCCCGGAGGCGCACGAAATCCTTGAGATTAAGGTTCAACGCGGTAGCAACGCTTTGCGCCAGCCCTCTGGACTGGACGCCTTTTTGACTGAGGTACGCCCACCATGGAAACGCTTCGCCAAGCAGTCGCTTCGCACGAAAGTCCGAAGTCACCGTTTCTCGTTAGACCTGCAGACGATTCATCGGCAACCCGCGATGAGAAAGGGCTGATCGGCTCCATCCTCGCCGGAAATACGAGTCTTTACCATGATCTCGTCCGGCCCTACGAGACGCTTGTCTACCGCATGGCATTCGTGATGCTCCGGAACGAAGCCGATGCCGAAGACGCCGCTCAGGAGACCTTTCTACGGGCGTATCGCAAGCTGGCAAGCTTTCGGTCTGAATCTAAATTCAGCACCTGGCTCACCAGCATTGTCCTGAACGAGGCTCGCGCCCGCTTACGTCGTCGAAAAGGGGGACTTGCCGTTTCTTTGGACTCTCTTTCGAATCAGGCATCGCTGTCACCTGCTCGATACGTCTGCGACAAACAGGAGAGTGTTCTACTGAGCCTGGAACGGGCTGAGTTGCGATCTCAGTTGCAACGAGCAGTTGCGGACCTTCCAGCGATCTACCGAGATGTGTTGCAGATGCGCCTTCTCGATGAATGCAGTGTCCGCTGTACGGCGCAGGCGCTTAAGTCAACGGAAGGGGTGATCAAAGCTCGCCTTCACCGCGCTCGCCGGATGCTTCAGAGACGGTTCGATGCAAATCGGACTCGGGAGAAGACCTTCCATGCCATCGGAGATTGTTGAACGTGCGTTGCCTGCCAGGAACTTCCGCCGCTTTGCAATTGGGAAGGAAACTGGAAAACTTAGCTTCAAACAGTCTGCTCACAGACCCAAGACAAACTCGTGTGTACGATGATTCAATCACGCTCGCTGATGCGTGACTTGCGTTGGGTGCACGAAATTCTACGTGGGAAAAAGACTGGTAGATACCTATGTTTTTCTATGGGCGTGAAA
The nucleotide sequence above comes from Tunturibacter empetritectus. Encoded proteins:
- a CDS encoding glycoside hydrolase family 15 protein, whose protein sequence is MQSTPIADYALLSDCCSSALVNSHGSIDWLCMPDFDSQSVFGRLLDTDCGHWSICPRDIVQISRKYVKEAMVLETTFVAKSGTAVVTDAMALGKGERGHDLGRRSPHALLRSVACTNGNVHVDFEYSPRPEYGLVLPLLKRVSGGLESRGGASMFLLSTPIDLEIVESAARNEFKLTSGQALHFSLQHRSVLDERPPSWSQTEIADHSADTVEGWQTWSQLHQNYQGPWKELVAHSGRVLQALTYFPTGAIVAAPTTSLPESVGGDRNWDYRFTWVRDASFTLEALWVAACPDEALKFFNFLAEAALTQVRRGADLQIMFGIRGEHDLTERTLPQMRGWRDSSPVRIGNGAWNQRQLDVYGELMGAVFLLRQQLNGLDELTGEFLVSIIDAAASHWQQKDQGIWEIRGEPRHFLYSKLMCWVALDRGIQMAELLHAADRVLSWKQTREEIREAILSQGWSQKAGSFSQAFGTDDLDASSLMIPIVGFLPADDARVLSTIEATVTHLTDQHGLVFRYIAQDGLAGKEGSFLLCTFWLAQSQAMSGQLDRAKVTFAKAVGFANDVGLLSEEILPDTKELLGNFPQAFSHIGLINAAWAIFQRESGASEYEPTMTTSVSTV
- a CDS encoding sensor histidine kinase — protein: MKLVGALLIACAQAWLIPSSAWPLDPTRHISQYAHTAWRLQDGFLSGTPSGFTQTSDGYLWIGTQGALFRFDGVRFVQWTPPSGQKLPSENILSLAPDKDGGLWIGTGRGLAHWTGREVVNFGPIARINSVVTDDDGNAWFTRSRTQDNLGPLCEAVGSALHCHGVADGLASPNAGPLAQDTAGNLWLGLTDAFARWRPEASTTFRVNALAAAKGLSGVEAIAIAANGLTWVGMNRSGPGLGLQHLVNGRLKDPVLPGFDSSKLKVAELFTDRAGDLWVGTLDEGIYRIHGDQIDHYDSSAGLTGDGINGFFEDREGDIWVATTSGIDCFRDLPVATFSKREGLSSDQASSVLAARDGTVWVGTVGSLDFMRDGHVSSILPHHGLPGQQVTSMLQDHLGNLWVGVDNSLFIYSNSHFTPVLDLEGKPTGVVQFLTESEDHTVWASPVRTAHLYRIVGFRNGRAFQELDAAQTLNSYHLSAAAGGGLWLLLPSGFTRYRDGQIDAVIQKQTASIGHVTDISEDGPDSLWLATPAGLAAWRQGTLRFLTERNGLPCSAIYAMVRDAHRSLWLYSHCGLVRIENAELERWWAHPETAIETLTLDVFSGAQPAGSTFAPRASRSPDGRLWFSNDSVVQMVDPDHLNLNQHMPPVHIEQVIAHDTLYSVGGQLRLPPHTRDIQIDYTALSFVSPQRVQFRIKLEGHDPDWRDVGPRRSAFYTNLSPGTYTFIVRASNNAGVWNDQGDVLRFVIIPTWYQTLWFPALIVLLAVSLGYTLYLLRVRQYAAAVRIRFNDRLEERTRIARDLHDTLLQTIQGSKLVVDGARDSLPDHNRTWNALNLVSEWLGRATLEGRTALESLRATEFSDLTASLRCVVEEFRASHDIEFLLSLDAVEREMNPVARDEVYLIAFEAIRNACNHSGAKRITVELVSRQDLTLHICDDGRGIPETVLQKGKAGHFGLKGIRERASRLGAKLQIASTPKAGTDISLIVPGKTIFTPQNKSTNQFWRR
- a CDS encoding MarC family protein; the encoded protein is MLFSKSFILALTALLPLINPIGSALVFLGLVRNEPAEVYRQLARKIAFSTFGFLIVIEFLGSLLLAFFGISLPIVQVTGGIVIAATAWALLFEKDANAANRAKHQEIEGSAPTENEDLNDKIFYPFTFPITAGPGTLVVTITLSAHATASRLIEKTEAYGGIALAAAVLSTSVYLCYGYAPKLIKAVSPATVHGILRVMAFVLMCIGVQIAWNGMSLLGMVLSVHH
- a CDS encoding triple tyrosine motif-containing protein — translated: MSYVLPEKVKFRYRLVGHDRNWIDAGMRRQAFYNDLRPGHYTFQVIACNNDGVWNSVGVLFRFTVPPAWY
- a CDS encoding ligand-binding sensor domain-containing protein; protein product: MLVALCLLLACGRPAQALNPSTRIAQYGHKIWRIGESGLDSSPKAIAQTTDGYVWVGTANGLFRFDGIRFTHWTPPVGERLPGQDVSQLFGARDGSLYVGTELGLARVTNGHIYDYPEKQRLPRPFLEDSDNEIWMGQGDWEAGGQPRMFCKIGDLHISCISKRDGFGCTRGFSIASEKPGSIWVGSEDSICHWQAGEKPQTYPLNVGHSKSFSYVLALVADQDGTIWGGRRDNGPSGGLLQFSNGQWKSYVTPEVDGRTLSVSCLFFDHDHSLWIGSQSNGLYKLSDGKLDHYDTTNGLCGNSFHSIFEDREGNLWVTTSGGIGEFRDLPVISFTENQGLSGEDASSIAAAADGHVWVGMDHGIDVYQGQDFSHLKSSDSYTDLLYNDSHRRMWATAGEKLLSYRAGNVIEVSGPEGMKIHYAAAMAQDTQHQLWVSDIDQQSREKALYRLDDARVVARFPTPGNQTLFLAPNPEGGLWAGGYVHGLFWFHNGQFEPVKGYNGSVYGLRSDSDGTLWISSVEHTLYRYQNGEARSLTTKDGMPCDTGFSIVDDRVGSHWFYMECGIVRVSDKELAQWWRSSSHLMRTVVFDLRDGVRPGLGGGSTAVTIAPDGRLWSTNGSIVQVVDPHNIPYNSMLHPFISSASSSIARICR
- a CDS encoding MIP/aquaporin family protein, which translates into the protein MSSSDFRITALSPSASLGEAVKTHWREYVMEFSGTGALMFCICLFGTLLYSNASPLTRFALSRPENAAIMGMGVAGTTLLVVRSPFGRRSGAHYNPAITLTYLWLGRIHRWDAVSYVAAQFSGALCGVFIARQILGISLSSDPVHYVVTVPGSYGREAAFTSEFLLSALLMGVVLFATNHRTLARFSPLLVAAVTVFYFAICSSISGFSVNPARTFSSALFASIWWGIWIYFIAPCLGMLAAAGAYIRAFGPSRVYCAKVFHDLHSTCPFPCRFAHLEHER
- a CDS encoding sensor histidine kinase — its product is MKARFDERLEERTRLARDLHDTLLQTIQGMKMVADQANDTIHEPTAKKFAQRISEWSERASREGRAALDSLRNSTTEGNDLAAALRASFENCAINRAISVNISVTGKCREMHPIARDEVYRIGDEAIRNACLHSNGHRIDIELAYDNNLLLRIRDDGRGIDSSILKSGKAGHYGLTGMRERSAHIGAKLEVSSSPEGAEVVLRIPGSAIYKKAPASLVMRLLKLIGRMTKRPLSD